The Pseudoliparis swirei isolate HS2019 ecotype Mariana Trench chromosome 19, NWPU_hadal_v1, whole genome shotgun sequence genomic sequence AAGTCAGATATCCTGGAAAAAGTAGCTGAAGAGATGTTTAAGTACAACGCCTACCCAACAGATGCTGACTTCAGTGACGTGGCCCAAGCACTAATCAAGAAGCACCCATGCATCTCTGAGACTGGTTCGTTCAACGGTTGCTATGGGTGGAAGCAGCGCCTGAAAACTAAAATGGGCAACTACCGTACTCAGCTGAAGGGCATCGGGTGTTCTGAACTGCTTGTAAATTCATTCAAATCCAAAGCCCCAGGAGATGCATTGCCAGCAAAGAATGTCAAGAAACCTATAAGAGGAGAGGCCAACCACATTCCTGACATTCCTACTGGAGAGACCTCAGACAAATTGGAAAATGAGAGACTGTCACTTTTAAGTGAGGTGAAGAAGAGAAACAATCGTACAGTGATAAAGTCGAAAATGGACAAGACTTTTTCAGTGCGAAGACAAGAAATTGTGGAAAAGGAATTGGGAGTGGAAGAGTTGAAAGAGAGATGGCCTGCATTGTTCTCAGTGGATGAGGTATGTGACTTTTTCTATAAGTCAGTGGTGGCTTGTAAAGTAAACAATATTTTCTTCTATTTTAAGAAACCTACTAAAAAACTCACAACACATCTCCAATGCATCACGTAATGTTTTATACCATTTgcatgtgctttttttttttaaagatcaatGCTGAATTTACAAGAATTACAACTGTGCCACTTCAACCGCGCTTCCTCGCTGCCTTGGACAAGCACTACGGCAGACTGATGGAGatcataaaaaaaaagggaggagtTATCGGAGAGAAAACCCGGAACATACTGAAAGTTCTTAATCACGTATGTACTTGCTTTGTTTACGACTTTGGAGTCGGAGATTACCTGTTGACCGATGCACTACCTTAATCGTTTTAGTTTCAAAGGTCTTTTAAATGGTTTGCTCAAAGTGTGTGTACATTAGGGTTTTGCAAAAAGTGCAATATTGCTATTGACCATCCGACCGCATGTCAAGTGAATGtggcacatttcttttttttcattttttcattatcgagagttggaaaaaaaatcaaagtctGAATCTCATTTCCCTTGTGTGTTCTGCATTTAACAATAAATAGGTATTTAATTACTATTAAAACGGTCATCTTTGTCATTTAAAAGCCAACAATGTACCTAATACAAGTACCTAAAATAGTTTATTTACATAGCACTTAAATCTGGATCTTCTGagtaatatcaaataaaaacaataattctgCATTTTCACTAGTCGATAATCAGGGAAAATTCCTGAATCGCAACAGCCCTAAATCACTATTACTGTAACTCCAAGTGCCCATTTTATGCATTGTATAGTGTTGCCTCTACAGTGAATTGTTCAAATTGGACAGCATCATTTTGCATTTTTAtaattttgtgtgtttgtgctttcaCCTAGAGCCTTGAGGTGAATCTAAAAAGAGTGTGTCTGCTTAAGTGCCTGATTGTGTACCTTGGGGAAGATGGGGACAACCTTATCAAGGACTATCTGGTAAGTAGTTTTGCTTTAATTAGATAcgcttcaaacaaaagaaaacattaaattagGGCTGGGCGGTATACCAGTTTTAATTTCCCGTATGATATGAATTTGTCATAGCTGTAACAACTGCTGTCGCTCTTAACAGGCAGCAAAATATATTGTTCACCGCCGAGGACACAGCGGTCGGAGCTGTGGTACATCAGAAACTGGTTTCAACAGAATAACTTATTTAATAAGTGTTTTGTCTTTTATCAGGTTGTTCAGAAGGATGAAGCTTGGTCCCAGCTTCAAAAGTGCAAAATGGCAGTGTTTGTcttcagggaggaggaggattgccTCCAGCCGCCACACGACATTGGAGTTGTGATcgatggtgtgtgtgagagagggctgtggttgaatccggatattaaattgtcaaagctggacctttccttatcttatctgtgctcagtagttgtctctgttgctctcctgttcatgtgagcatgagtgttgctttgttctattcaaatctagggtgagtgttggtgcataaagttctttcgtgtgtcactgttatcttctttgattagTTCAGGCGCTGGACTGCCCTGCTAAAGTTTCAAACCTtccacagtgattttccactttccacataacatttatgcaaacaatactaggctgtgctaagctataatatatattctttacaaatgttAAGCTGGAAAGAGTTTTCGAGAACATATTTTGAGGTGTGATAATCGACTACAACTTTAGCTGGAAACCACATATCAAGTATGTCAGGTCCAAGTTAACATGTACTGTGGGGATAATGTGCAAAACAAGGCACATAATGAACtgtcaggcatgaaaacgggttaggagtgaaaaaggtgagaaggataggcgctgGGAGAGGgttgctggtgacttccacgaacatcgatgttggacgttgtatgataatctgtaggCATGGACGGATTCAGGGCTGGACTGGGACAACAATTAGGCCCTGGCATTTTTGGCCCAGACAGGCCCACCCCAATCGGTCGGACCACACCCACCAGCACAAAAATACTCGCCTTATATACTCGTCTTATATAACGTGCTGTacagtcatatatatacagtattccccCAAACCACTACAAAGATGACTACATGCAGTAAGCAATGGTACCAGTGCAAATAGACCAGTGTACTCACTCACTCTTGACTGGCGGTGGTGGCCATGGGGTACACAATCTCCATACTTGACTCAAGTACAGTAGAAGTAAAATGTTATCAAATAAAAGCACCAGAAGTCAAAGAataatttcaaatgttttattatattaaataataaattcaaataatttagTACTAGTAATAAATACAGCATACTGTAAACTCACTgctaaacaaaaagaaagtgtgaagtCCACTCCAGTGAAATTTCTTCTCTtcaaacaaatgacggcagccattgagagagacatacaaaacaaaacaaaactgtaTGTCAGCCACTTCCTGCAACTTCCATCTCTGGTGAACACCTTCCTCACAACAGGGCTTTTAGCCTCTTGTTTGGGATGGTAGTTTAAAAAAGCCTGCCTCAATGAAGGGTCAGGACGGGCAAAGTAATCTACACCCTGTTCTTCCTCATTGTTTTTATCCTCCACTGCTCCGCCTCTAGCCTCCACTCCAACTGCAGCTTGACT encodes the following:
- the LOC130210132 gene encoding uncharacterized protein LOC130210132, whose translation is MFKYNAYPTDADFSDVAQALIKKHPCISETGSFNGCYGWKQRLKTKMGNYRTQLKGIGCSELLVNSFKSKAPGDALPAKNVKKPIRGEANHIPDIPTGETSDKLENERLSLLSEVKKRNNRTVIKSKMDKTFSVRRQEIVEKELGVEELKERWPALFSVDEINAEFTRITTVPLQPRFLAALDKHYGRLMEIIKKKGGVIGEKTRNILKVLNHSLEVNLKRVCLLKCLIVYLGEDGDNLIKDYLVVQKDEAWSQLQKCKMAVFVFREEEDCLQPPHDIGVVIDVQALDCPAKVSNLPQ